The window AATCTTTGTCCTTCtccacaggtatcgacaacaccGTGTACTCTTGCTGAGGGATTCCAGAACGCCGTGGGTCTGGCGAATAAGCTGGAAGACTCCTTGACGTGACCCATCTTTGTTCTGTTCTTTGCTACCAAGGTATGGGAACTCATCAAAGATCTTTATTTCCTCACCCCACTCATTAATAATTTTGCCATTTCACCCATCAAGCCTCAAAACACCTGTCCCTTACTCTTTGCCCAGGAGACCTCAAGCTTCACCTTCTCTTGCATATTTTCTACCTAGGTATGGGAACTTTTCAAGGATCTTTATTTCCTTACCCCTCATTAATAACTTTACCATTTCATCCatcaagcctccaaacacctgtaccttacTCTTTGCCCAGGAGACCTCAAGCCCCAGCAGCTTCACCTCCTCTCgcatattttcacactgacttctcttctgaacttgctaactgcagaCCTCTATTCTTACAGCCTTACTTTGAACAGCTTTTcactctagctcatccttatACGTAATGTCCCCGAGTCATGACCAGAACCTCCCGTAACTTTGCTAGGATTACTGCATACATACTATATATTAGGGCTTTGTATGGAGTGTGCATCCCACCTCCTCTTAGTAACTTGTCTTCTGTCTCAATTCCACCCGTGTTGttgctctttctatcttttattgatattttcatgctgactgctcctctgaacttgctaactgcatacctccacTCTTACAGCCTTACCTtgcacaactttctactctagctcatccttgTAATGTCCAAATACCTTATGCAAGAGACTGAAACAAGGAAAATCACTATaaaggaatatatattttatttgaaCCATGtacaatatatataaacaaaccaTGACTTTtgcagtttgtttgttttttctattaCTAGGTTTCAATCCTGTCAGTCCGAAAGCACAAGCCGTTGAAGTCCGTCCGCAAGCAGCCCAAGAATATACCCGGCTAAAGGTGAGAATCAGAGAGATGCAATTCATTCTGCTGGGTATTATACATTCTGTTTTCTTCCTAAGCAGTGACTATTCCCAGTGATTTGAATGCATGTTTAACCTTTAGATGGCAATGTAATATAcagacggtccaaaattcagtgtcagttttgtatggcagaaatataacacttccagattgcagtAGAATCTATATAGAGACGATAGGTAAAACATCTCTTATGCGGCGTAACCATTTTTATGCTatggtcctaaggtcggcagtgactatatatagaccattcattttgggggagctcctcttcaaatactgctgccaTCTAAGGGTTAACAGCAAATCTGGATGTTATACTTCCCGGTTCCATTATTTGGCAGTGATGTGAATCCAAATATAAGAGCAAATCtgagtcacttaaaactaactaccctgtGGCTTGAATCATACCAAGCCATATAGAGAGATCAAAGAAGATGCATTCAAATCTGTTACACTTTGTTTCCTAATTTTCTTGTTGATCCTAATGACAGTGTAACAATAACCCTTTTTTGCCTGATGGAGAGTAACTGGTATTGAGCTTCCCCAAATACATTGAATAACTGACGAAAAATTTAACATTATCCATTCTGTTGTCCACCTTTTTCAGCTTTTCTTTAGTAATATATCACTCATATCATAGCAACTCAGGTCAACCCAAATCCCTCGTCTATGATACATTTGTACTGAAGGTTGAGGCTGCTGTCCTGGCAGTAGCAAAGTCTTAATCCTAATTTATAAACAACTTGATATATCACACCAAAGCACAAGTTAGTGTTCCGGCTCCCAGTGCAGGAAGACCTGGTCCGTGGCACACTTGTACTGGATGTCCAGGCTGCTGTGCTGGAAGTAGCGGAGCGTTGGCGCCAGCATGAAGTTGTCCAGCGCCGGCAAGACCAGGGTGTCCAGGGCCGGCAGCTCCTCCACCAGGGCGGCGAGGGACTGGCACATCTGCTTCTCAGTGCCGGAGGGAAGGCAACACAGCTGGAACAAAGATTTTCATTAAGTTTCATATCCAGCTTTTGGTATAAAACAACACAGacaagaaaagtagaaaatacaACACCTGTCCTATTAAGATGAAATATAATAATCTGttataatgaaatataataaTCTGTTATAATAAGATAAAGTTGATTCAGTGCCTTTCTTAGTGAGGTGTGAGATAAATCATAAACACTAGTAATGGCAAGATGAAATACAACACAGTGAAATACTACTCCCTTACAAGGTGGGATGTATAGAAAGCCCTGCCCTAATAAggtaaaatatgaaaagaaagtgtTATATTTTATCATATCAGGACAAGTAtttttttgcagcaaaggagacACCATGAAAATGACTGCAATATAAATGGCTGCAACACCCTGCACCCCGCACCAGTGACAAAAGGGAGTCATGACCATTCATTTCTTGGCATCCTTCTCATTCTTTGCAGGAGCAGTATGTTGCAAACCTTTTTCTCTAACACTTATTCTGCCACCTTTGCCATAAAACAGTATTTATTCTGACACGAGTGACAGGTCAGGAGACAAGTACCCGTGTGAGGTGTGGCAGGAGGGGCTCCCTGAGGCTCTTGTCCGTGACCACCGAGACGAAGGCGTTGGCGGTGCAGGTGAGGCGCTGGCTGGGTGAGCCCATCCACATGCCCAGGCACAGGTGGCACAAGTTTGGCAGCCGCTCCAGCACCCCTCGGAGGAAGTCCTGGAAAAGGTGTGTAGTGTAGTGCTTCTGTACCATAGTGAAGTATGTTATtacattcattctctcccttccctgcttaTGCTTAGTCTTGGGTCTGGAATATATGGTCAATCAAAAATTATTAGTCATTCATGTCTGCAGCACCGGCTTGCTAAATTTTCCACTCCTGCAGTTACTGGCTTGGGGGATGAAATTTGAGGAGCTACATAGTTAGTCAGTTAGGGAAAAAAGGAGGCTGCAGTCTTTCAGCATTATTATGGCAATTTCTTTTCCACGGCACATCTGCATCAGGAGTTAGGAttatgcctattttttttttttttcagcagaggagacagtgcaagggcctGGGATTAACCCATGAAGGGCTTTGTGTCTCGGCTCCTGGAACGTCCTGAGCCTCTCAAAAAATCACCAACAACCCTGCCTATCAAacgagctcagaaggctgaggctGGATATAGTGGGActctgagacgaggaggcctggcagtgacGAGATCAGTATGGGGGTGCACCTACCACTGGCCCGCCATGAGCAATGGTGCCTGTCTTAAGGGGGTAGCTGTTGGAATCTCCAgacaactgctgccatttgtaaGAAAAACTTCCACTATAAAAGCACAAATTTAAGTTACTTCAGTTTAATCCAAATAGAATTTTCCAGTTAGCCATACATAGTAGAAACATATGATTAATTTTTAGCAAAGTTAAATTTAAAAATATCTTTAAGAAATCTGtgaacaaactttttttttagcctatttcatcttttcatttagcacccagcaaaaaaataaattactcAGGAAAACTGGGATGAGTTATGAACATTAGATACTGTCAAAATGAGGATagagaaacattttttttttttttaaacaacaaaggagacggctcaagggcaacaaaaagtgtagaaaaaaaagcccactccTGCAACAGACAAAGGTAAAGAATGGCCAAAATGATTAATTACATTGCATACTATAACTCAATTTTCAAagtgtttttttccttatgtGAGTATGAATTTGAATGGTGCGTGCAAATAGGCAAACACATCCACAGCCTTACCTCTGTCTGTTTCCTGTTGGCCTCACAGAGAGAAGCAATGCGCAGGGTCCTCAGGTTGTGATGCCCCCTCAGCCCCTTCCTGGGTGCTCTGCTGGACGGAGACGACCTGACATCCTCCAAAGCCTCTCGACCCACGTTGGGAGGCGGAATCTCTGGTGCTCCCCAAGGAAACCGATTCTCGTTGTGGTGAAGTTCAACTCCCTCAAGATTTATGACCATTGCCTCAAGGTTCACCGCCTCCCCCATCAACTCGTCCAGCATCAGCCTCTCCAGAACGTCCAGGTCCTCATCCTCTATCATGTGGTCGAAGAAGTTTGGTTGGTCCAGCAGCAGGTTGTTGCGGCGCACCCCGTCATGGTAGAGTGTCTGGTGGATGCTCAGGGTCCTCAGGCTGGGGCAGGTGTCCAGGATGAGGTGCACCTTGTCGAAGGAGTAGTGGATGCGCACCGCCATGCTGAGTGTGAGGCGGAGGTGAGTCATGTTGCTCAGGCAGGACATGTTGCTCAGGGGTAACTCGCCCAGAGAAAAGGTTTTGACTTGCTTACTGAAGAAATCACAGAACTTTGCAATCTCGTCCTCACTCCAGCGGCTTTTCTGTAATTCAACGGACACAAGGTTTTCGAACACTGGTGCCACTTTTTCCCAGTAGTCCAGTTCCGTGGTAGCATCAGGTGCCGCTACAGACACGGAGTCCACAAACCTGGCTTCAGATAACTGCAAGGTGGCTTCACATTCTGGTCTGTCATTCACAGTACTCCAGATTTTTTTGTAGTTTCTTATAAACCACTTTGTGaggccaatgtgctttccaaaacACATTAACTTTGGTTGCAGTATTAGAGTTATCGTATAAATACTGTGAACCATTTCTTCGTCAAAGAACAGCTCATCAATATCAAGTTTTCTTAAGTTAGGAAACTGAAACTCAAAGCTTTCCCTGAACTGCTTGTCACTTGTAAACTTCTTCAGTATGCTCTCTGAGTCTTGGAGGGATTCGGACGCTGGAATGCCGAAGAAGATGCTAAAGATATCCTTCTCCAGTATTGAGACTTCTATGCTTGGCTCCAGGAAGCACAGGGACTCCAGGAGTTTGCAATGCTTGCTGAGAGTCTTCATGACTGATCCGGTCCCATTGTGCTGGAAATAAATTCATGGCAAGTTAGAGAATAATACAAGGCATATCTAAGACAAAACAAGGTCTATATCCCTTGCTTTTCATGGTCACTTCCTGTAATTCCTCTGTGGTTTCATAGGACCTGTTGTGCTGTAAATTCATAGCAAATTAATAAATACTACTGTACATAACCCTATGCCTTATCCTTCCCCATATCTCTAATTGTTTTCAAATACTCCACATATGCTACCCGGTAGGCCATGTACTTGTGATGCAGGGCGCTAAAGATTTAAAGCTCACAGCAGTGAGAGGAAATATCTGACTCATGCCCCAGGGTGGCGGAAACTGCCTTTGTTTATGCCTCGTGGTCAAAGCTACACCAGTGGAGAGGGTTGCTAATTACTTCACTTGGGTGAGGGTGAGGAAACTTATGCTCAACCAAAAAATGACGCCACTGTCGTAAGTATAAGTATttaaaataactttttttttccattcacatCATTGGCGTGAAAGTGCACCTGAGCCCCGAACATACatacggccgtaccataaggcagcctcctcgactatagaagctcttcggccaatttctcataccataatctttGAGGGGCCCTCTCCGTAAGCAAAGGAAAGGCGATGAGGGGCGAAATTgctggaatctggcaaggggtcgagataggtacatcttcgtgagcccctttgcatattttatgcgtcaactttgcatttctctcattagtatagtaataaatgatccaggaattataataaaatgtATTTGATCTAATGTGAATCTGCAAAAGTTTTATAAATAAATGATTTCAAgttttgtttaagactttagggttgtatcatgatttttaacccttgccaagttgccgtgtcaacacgcctccttggtcaactcaaggagctaggtagtcttttcctatagctccgatggggctcaaGCACTTTTCTAATGactccttgcttgacgggatggtagcgaggggcagagaagtgataacgccgggcacatgtggactccctggctgtgtgcgtggagagaggtggaaaccaaggggtgctgacgtcactccccatCCCCAAGGCCTCCCGTCTCGTAGGCCTTAtggaaacacgggccgcgcagggatgccaaccctatcactcatgctatgttcccaattatacctgtatttgcctttcaatcaaccattttcttcgtgattatacattgaaaaatatgtatgattacactaatatatgtaaaatgcttcaattatcaatatttctgtgtagagatgtttacagaggctaccaacccaactcggaagaagctctagcggaggaagggaccgagatcaccttatagtatccggcagaaaggggacactgtttaagggaagaggaggaggaaggtttagaggctgcctaatggtacgACCGATACACACCATTGGCATGAAAGTGCACAAGAGGGTTAAGAACACTTGTGAATATTTGGCTGAGGAACTTGCCGTGGATCCCTATTTTTAAATCAAGCCTGCAGCAAATAATAATTTAAACAAAGGATTTTACTCCCCTGACACATGACCAGCCATCTGTGCTCAAGTATCATCAATTAGAAATGTCATAAATCAGTCACAGGTAACAGGATATGGccctactttttttatttttaacaacaaaggagacagctcgagggcacaaaaaaaaaaggaaacaataataaaaaaaaagcccgctactcgctgctactAGAAACCACGGCAAATCTATTAGTCAAACACCcctaacacacacccacacacacacacacacacacgtgccaacCCCCCCAACCCACACAACATACCTGCAGAGATATGTGTCGAAGGCTTGGCATTTTCTGGAGGAGGTGCTTCAAGAAATCTGGCTCTGCAA of the Eriocheir sinensis breed Jianghai 21 chromosome 24, ASM2467909v1, whole genome shotgun sequence genome contains:
- the LOC127002804 gene encoding uncharacterized protein LOC127002804, which codes for MRPRGLQDACGCCIARNFSKRLWALNITQSQDRVRLVKLLLAFGEQYRDVLVLWGLEQQLYRSLITCLRNRLNPPVFLTAMLVFCPKVTIDQIAMLTDRRHVFGTGSGLYMSQGVCWGMLEVLNAYQAQQSLSTNQWKGGGCEHFTLPTTCLVLEGVYFAEPDFLKHLLQKMPSLRHISLQHNGTGSVMKTLSKHCKLLESLCFLEPSIEVSILEKDIFSIFFGIPASESLQDSESILKKFTSDKQFRESFEFQFPNLRKLDIDELFFDEEMVHSIYTITLILQPKLMCFGKHIGLTKWFIRNYKKIWSTVNDRPECEATLQLSEARFVDSVSVAAPDATTELDYWEKVAPVFENLVSVELQKSRWSEDEIAKFCDFFSKQVKTFSLGELPLSNMSCLSNMTHLRLTLSMAVRIHYSFDKVHLILDTCPSLRTLSIHQTLYHDGVRRNNLLLDQPNFFDHMIEDEDLDVLERLMLDELMGEAVNLEAMVINLEGVELHHNENRFPWGAPEIPPPNVGREALEDVRSSPSSRAPRKGLRGHHNLRTLRIASLCEANRKQTEDFLRGVLERLPNLCHLCLGMWMGSPSQRLTCTANAFVSVVTDKSLREPLLPHLTRLCCLPSGTEKQMCQSLAALVEELPALDTLVLPALDNFMLAPTLRYFQHSSLDIQYKCATDQVFLHWEPEH